The genomic interval CACCACCGGAAGTTCGGCACGATCACTCGCCCGGCCGCGGAACCCGGCCATGCTGACCCCGCCAGACGGTCCGACCACGCGGGAACCGCGACATCCAGCACGGTTCCCGCGACGTGAACCGGCTCGACGGGCATGTCGCCATGATACGAGCCGCTCAGGCGGCGGGCTCCCACGCGAAACCGTCCGGATCGACCAACGCGCCGAGACCGCCCGCGATGGCGAGACGGTGCGACCCCGTGCCCTCCGGGGAGACCCCCGCGTCCTTGGCGGCGGCGCGCCGCCCGTAGAGCGCCAGCTTGACCGCGGAACCCGCCGTGTCGAACTCGACGTACTTGCTGCCGAAGCTCTTCGCCACGGCAAGGCCGTTGTCGAGGTAGAACTGCTTGGTCGCCTTCACGTTGTCGACCCCGAGGAGCAGCACGAATTCGTCCACCTCCCGCGTGGCCGGGCCGGTGTCCTTCTTCGACGACGTCGCGATCTTGAACAGTGTCCCGTCCGGAGCCTGGACGACGGCGCCGTAACCCCAGAAGCTCTTCTTGGCGGGCTTCACGACCGTCGCGCCCGCGTCCAGCGCGGAGCCGACGAAGCTGTCGACGGTGCTCGGCTGCGAAACCACCAGCGACAGCACGAAACCCCGGAACCCGGACGACGGCGCGTCGGAAGCCCGCACGCGCAACCTGTCGCCGAGGCCGAACGCGGCGGTGTAGAAGGCGGTGGCGGCGGCGGGGTCGGCCGCCTCCAGGATGATGGCGTCGACAGCGGCCTGATCAGTGGTGATGTTCATGCCGATAACGCTAGGCGCCGCGCACCGACCGGCGCTTCTCGATTCCTGACCGGTCGCGCGGGCCGGATCCGCGGGTGGCACAGTGCACACATGTCTCTCGTGCCGCAGTTCGAGCTTCAGGCGAGGGCCTGCGAGAAGCTCGGCTCACCGTTGTACGCCGCGTTGCTGGGCGAGATCGCCGACGATCTCGCGCGAGGCGGCGGATGCGCCCGGGTACTCGCCGACTACGCGGACATGCCCATGGCCGCGGCGGCACCGCTGCGGTTCCTGGGGGCCGTACACGGGCTGGTGCTGACCGGGCAGGCGCCCGACCTGGCGGCCTACTACCCCAGTGCCGCGGGAGCGGATGCCCGCGACGCCGCGAACGGCGGGGCCTGGCGGGCCTTCCGCGAGGTCGTCGACGCCCACCCGGAGTGGATCCGGGACTGGATGTCGCGGCCGCCGCAGACCAACGAGGTGGGTCGTGCGGTGCCGCTGCTGGCCGGTCTGCTGGCCGCCGTCGCCGCGACGCCGCTGCCGGTGCGGCTGCTGGAGCTGGGCAGCAGCGCGGGACTGAATCTGCGGGCCGACCACTTCCGCTGGCACAGAGGCGATTTCGGCTGGGGACCGGCGGATTCGCCGGTGTCACTGGGTGCTGCGTGGGACGGCCGGATACCCGGCTGGCTGACCGACGCCGTGCGACGCCATCCGCGCATCGAGGTGGTCGAGCGGCGCGGTTGCGATCCGACGCCGCTGAACCCGCTCTCCCCCGCCGACGCGCTGTCGCTGCGGTCCTACGTCTGGCCGGACCAGCCCGAGCGCGCGGCCCGGCTGGACGGCGCGCTGCTCGTGGCACAACGGGTTCCGGCCGAGGTCGACGCCGTGGGCGCGGCGGAGTTCCTGGGCGGTATCGAGCCGGCGCCGGGCACGCTCACGGTGGTGTGGCATTCGGTGATGCGGCAATACGTTCCGCAGGACCAGTGGGCGAAGGCCGCCGCGGAACTCGACCGGTTGGCCGCCACGACCGGACCGGACGCGGCGTTCGCGCACATAGCCTTCGAGCCGATGGCGCGCAGCGGCAGCGGTTTCCCGCTCACCGTCCGGCTCGGCACCGGACCGGCCCGCGTGCTCGCCCGCGCCAAACCGCACGGCATCCCGGCTTTCGCCGCCTGATACACCGCGCCGCCGCGCAACCGAAATGCCCGCGCTGCTCGGAAATGCTGCGACGCAGCAGAATTCACGCCCGCTCGTGCAACAGCAGCAGTGAGTACGCGGCGAGCGTTCCGGAGTCGGTGATCTCGCCGGTGCGGATCATTCGCTCGAGATCGGCGCGCGTGAACCAGGCCGAGCGCATGTCCTGCTCCTCCGGCTCGCGTTCGGGCTCGCCGGAGGTGAGTTCGGTGGCGAGGTAGACGCGGCCACGCTGGCGCAGGGTGGCCGGGGTGGCGTTCAAGGGGCCGAGAAAGGTGAGCCGGGCCGCCCGCAGGCCGGTCTCCTCGCGCAGTTCGCGGTGCGCCAGCTCGTCCGGATCTCCGATCGCGCGATCGGGCAGGGTGCCCGCCGGAAACTCCCAGCAGCGCCGACCCACCGGATATCTGAACTGCTCGACCAGATGGAAGCGCTCGCCGTCGCGGGGCACCACCAGGACGAAATCGGGCCGATCGACGACGCCGTAGATGCCGGTGGTGCCGTCGGAACGACGAATGGTGTCCTCCCGCACCTCCATCCAGCGATTGCTGTAGACCGTCCGCGAGCCGAGCGTCTCCATACCCCGGATTGTGCCGCACAGCCCGCTACTGCGGCGCTCGCCCGCGTATCACCGCGCCTTGGACAGGTACTTCACCGTCGGTGGCGTGGCGTAG from Nocardia wallacei carries:
- a CDS encoding glyoxalase, whose product is MNITTDQAAVDAIILEAADPAAATAFYTAAFGLGDRLRVRASDAPSSGFRGFVLSLVVSQPSTVDSFVGSALDAGATVVKPAKKSFWGYGAVVQAPDGTLFKIATSSKKDTGPATREVDEFVLLLGVDNVKATKQFYLDNGLAVAKSFGSKYVEFDTAGSAVKLALYGRRAAAKDAGVSPEGTGSHRLAIAGGLGALVDPDGFAWEPAA
- a CDS encoding DUF2332 domain-containing protein; translation: MSLVPQFELQARACEKLGSPLYAALLGEIADDLARGGGCARVLADYADMPMAAAAPLRFLGAVHGLVLTGQAPDLAAYYPSAAGADARDAANGGAWRAFREVVDAHPEWIRDWMSRPPQTNEVGRAVPLLAGLLAAVAATPLPVRLLELGSSAGLNLRADHFRWHRGDFGWGPADSPVSLGAAWDGRIPGWLTDAVRRHPRIEVVERRGCDPTPLNPLSPADALSLRSYVWPDQPERAARLDGALLVAQRVPAEVDAVGAAEFLGGIEPAPGTLTVVWHSVMRQYVPQDQWAKAAAELDRLAATTGPDAAFAHIAFEPMARSGSGFPLTVRLGTGPARVLARAKPHGIPAFAA
- a CDS encoding NUDIX domain-containing protein, with translation METLGSRTVYSNRWMEVREDTIRRSDGTTGIYGVVDRPDFVLVVPRDGERFHLVEQFRYPVGRRCWEFPAGTLPDRAIGDPDELAHRELREETGLRAARLTFLGPLNATPATLRQRGRVYLATELTSGEPEREPEEQDMRSAWFTRADLERMIRTGEITDSGTLAAYSLLLLHERA